The proteins below come from a single Pieris brassicae chromosome 1, ilPieBrab1.1, whole genome shotgun sequence genomic window:
- the LOC123720579 gene encoding zinc finger protein 454-like, with protein MFTRNITYINYTTLNTLQQLCNIQINKTDDLPKKLCNICYKFLKNTMLFINKAKETEAFLKKTINEKSKIEEGYNNNSDLSEPEDYSLLKDTVKMDLEFGKDSFIKEEKISSSMCVKKLNTKPTVAKRVQCKICKSVVMKSYFKQHMTMHDPNHSKYVCEICGKSYRLICAFYNHRFQHSTDFLHKCQLCPYKARDKALLRNHMKVHIADYKYMCTECPSRFLFRSNLNRHMWKHKQKQFSCDICKRMFHTKLTVQQHHEVDHLGKKNHSCNLCGKAFGYRKAMMKHQRTVHKREKREYSRMPTYLQYENKN; from the exons ATGTTTACaagaaatataactt atataaattatactacTTTAAACACACTGCAACAACTTTGTAACATTCAAATCAATAAAACCGATGATTTAcctaaaaaattatgtaacatttgttacaaattcttaaaaaatactatgttatttataaataaagcaaaaGAAACAGAAgcatttctaaaaaaaaccattaatGAAAAGTCTAAAATTGAAGAAGGATATAACAACAATAGTGATTTATCGGAACCTGAAGactatagtttattaaaagaTACTGTAAAAATGGATTTGGAATTTGGAAAAGATAGTTTCATTAAAGAGGAAAAGATTTCTTCAAGTATgtgtgttaaaaaattaaatacaaagccAACTGTAGCTAAACGAGttcaatgtaaaatatgtaagTCAGTAGTCATGAagtcatattttaaacagCACATGACCATGCATGATCCAAATCattcaaaatatgtttgtgAAATTTGTGGAAAGTCCTACAGGTTGATTTGTGCATTTTATAATCATCGTTTTCAACATAGCACTGATTTCTTACATAAGTGTCAATTGTGCCCCTATAAAGCACGAGACAAAGCATTATTAAGAAACCATATGAAAGTTCACATTGctgattataaatatatgtgtacTGAATGCCCATCAAGATTTCTCTTTAGAAGTAATCTTAACCGACACATGTGGAAACATAAACAGAAACAGTTTAGCTGTGATATTTGCAAAAGAATGTTTCATACTAAATTAACTGTTCAGCAACATCATGAAGTTGATCATTTGGGTAAGAAAAATCATTCGTGTAATTTATGCGGAAAGGCATTTGGATATAGGAAAGCAATGATGAAACATCAAAGAACAGTGCACAAGAGAGAGAAAAGAGAATATTCAAGAATGCctacatatttacaatatgaaaataaaaattaa
- the LOC123708874 gene encoding transmembrane protein 80-like, with amino-acid sequence MVNSSLAYEILLYINSFYFGLFATCELGTLILKSVLIGGKYNDSDNNRSYRLGQDFGVLVALFIIEAARLILGRKGSLSEKDVPVMFSVLLTVPSITGVLYLLIWQVVVLRIEYIWCTLMLSLQSLEFIFASMFIVTMCRGPSYD; translated from the exons ATGGTTAATTCTAGTTTAGCATACGAAATACTTCTGTATATCAATTCGTTTTATTTTGGCCTATTCGCTACCTGTGAACTAGGTACGCTTATTTTAAAGTCTGTATTAATTGGTGGGAAGTATAATGATAGCGATAATAACCGAAGCTATCGACTTGGACAAGATTTTGGTGTTCTAGTAgcactttttattatagagGCGGCAAGACTAATTCTCGGGAGGAAGGGCAGTCTTAGTGAAAAAG ATGTTCCTGTAATGTTTTCTGTGCTCTTAACAGTGCCATCAATAACTGGAGTACTCTACCTTCTCATATGGCAAGTGGTTGTTCTTAGAATTGAATATATTTGGTGTACTTTAATGCTCTCATTACAATCCTTGGAATTTATCTTTGCGTCCATGTTTATAGTTACTATGTGTAGAGGGCCTTCATATGACTAA